The genomic DNA AGTATTTCATTGAAATCATCaggtcacctctctgagccttagtttcttcatgtctaaaatgggaataataacaacaataataataataataaataactcatggggtgttgtgaaaattaaatgacatcATGTGTAAAAAGTGCTTTATAAGTATGTTACTTTCCCTGGCTTTTAGTCCCTTCTCCCTAATTGCAGTCTTTAATTAGTCTTTGCTGACCAActacttttgtttcttctctttctccaaagcaggctttaaAACACATCCAGaatctggggagcctgggtggctcagtcagttgagcatcaactcaatttcagctcaggtcatgatctcacggttcatgggatccagctctGCCTCggattccatgctgacagcagcagagcctgcttgagattctctctctccctctctctctctctctgcccctcccctactcatgctctctctgtctctctcaaaataaacaaataaacattaaaaacaaacaaaatatattcagaatccaACCACTTTCCTCTAACCCCAATGCCATtcacctggattattgcaatagcCTTTTAATTAATCAGCCCACTTACAGTCTGTGCTTATTCCAACTACTAGAgattcttttaaaacttaaattatgtcactcctctgctcaaagccCTACAATGTCTTCCTGCCTCACGCAGAGCAAAACTTACTCCCCCTTAGCCTTTGAACTGACCCCATCTATTCATTAGCTacacaggttttttgttttgttttggcttttgggttgttttttgtttgtttggttggttggttggttgtttttgtttttgtttttgttttgtttgtttgttttctgtttctccaatAGAAGACAGACATTCTCTTTTCACTTGTTCTCTCTGGATCCTCTCTTCATAGTTCATACCAGTACCTCTTCTGTATTTTACTTAAATGTCATTTTGATGTGAGGTTCTCCCAGACTACCACATTTAAAAttgcaacacccccccccactaATAGTCTGTAtcctccttcctgctttctttttcttcatagcactgaTTATTACCATCTGACATACCATAAAATGTAATTACTTATTAGTGTCTCACCTCACTAGAATACAAGCTTAATAAGGTCAGGGGCTTTATCTGTTCACTGTTGATGTCTCCATGCATAAAATAGCAcctagcactcaataaatatttgttgagtgaattaatgaatacaGTGGTCTCATACTGTTACTGAGCACTAAGTTAAGCAATTTGAATATATTATCTCAAATCCTGCCTTGTAGTGTAGACACTTAGGGATCTCTATTTTATACAGGAAAAATCCCTGAAATTCCCAGAGGTGAAGAGAGATTCCCAAAGCCAAAGAGAGGTCAGTTTATATGGGGTGCCAGGTTTGGTTGGACTTTATAGAGGAGCACATTCCCTGAGTAAGAGCACAGGTTGTGGTAGGTTTTGGGGGGACAGGGGTAGAGATGGGAAAGAACACTGGGGTGCAGAGTGATTTTGTGGTCAAAAGGTTATCCAGTTTCTTGAACTGAAATCTTGTGTTTGTTGGCATCTACTGGCAAACCCATGTCTTTTTCAATAATTGGAACTTTACAAAGGGAATATTTTCAAGTGTGAAAAGAAGTTGGAAGCTGTGGCTACTCTGGATTTGAGACTGCAGGAATTTGACCCCTTGGGGCACTGGCTTTGAGGCAGAAGTCATACCTGGTGGAAAGACACCTGAGACTAATGGACTGACATGAAACTAAGAAAGCCCACTTCCCACAtgcctcttttccctttccttccttgtttcatAACCTactctcttcatctttctttaaaacattcaaTTAATCCAGCCTGTCACCCACTGTAATGTAATGCAGAGCAAAATGTTTgtctcttgttcactgctgtatttcCAGTGCCCACAACAGTGCCTAGCACTCAGAAGACACAAAATATATACTTGTGAAATGAATCTCTGTTCTTAGAAACAAAGCCCTCCTCCTGGGGGAGGGAGCAATGAGAAGGGAAAGCTCTTTTCAATGGTATCCTGGGCCAATTCCAATGGAATACCCCTGCAGGAGAATGTGGGAAGAAGGGATACCACAGATGCAGGCTGGGCTGAGTGAGGGAAGTTCCGCAGAAAGAGGAGGCCCCAGAGCAGGACTGGGCCCTGCATCTGCctgttttcatctcattttgGAGGGAGCTGGTCAGAAACCCTTGGAAGAACTCTTGTGTCCAAAAGCGCAAACTACTGCTATGGGGACCAGATGGACAAAAGTGATAAAGATGAGACCGAAAAGCCAGGGAGCTCTGGGAGAGGGAGCTACAGTGAACAAGTCCCTGTGAAAGTGAAATGGCCCTTCATTTAAATGCAAATGCTATGTAAAAGTCCGAAGCCCCTTGACGTCAGCCTAGCTATTAGTGGTCTATCTATACCGGGCTACCAGTCACCTGGAAACCTGACAGGGTAGGAAACGCGGGATGGAGTAGTCTGAGAGGCACAGCAGAGCGTGCAGTACAGCTACCGAATAACCTATTGATTCCCTGCTGCTTCTCAAAGTCGGATTGGGGCCTTACAAGAACTTCAGAATGGCTTAGGGAGCTCCTTCCTCATACCCAGAAGCTGCCTTTTGGAAAAAGAAGCAGGCATGTACCTGGGCACTCTCAGGAATCCCGCGGGAGGCGGCACTGACGGGACTGGCGGCACTGGGGGCGGTGGGAGTCTCCTGCCAGCCTCCAACTCCACAGCAGTCCCTGCCTATGCGCACTTCATGGCGTATCCGCATATGCCCAGCATGGATTCTCACGGGTCGTCGCTGGGGGGCTGGGGTTCGCCCTATAGTCCCCCTCGAGAAGACTGGAATGCGTACCCTGGGTCGTCCAGTACAATGGGCACTGTGCCCGTGAACGACATGACCTCGAGCCCTGCTGTTTTTGGCTCCCCAGAATACAACTTGGGTCCTGTGGGAGGGGGAAGCAGCAGTGGCAGCCTGCCAGCCCGAGGCAGCGGGTCACTGTTCCCCGTAGACACCGACGCCGCGGATGCCAGTTCTTCTAACAGAAGCCTTCACAGCCCTTATGCGTGGATGCGCAAGACTGTGCAGGTTACCGGTGAGTAATTGATCCCAATGCCCTCACACTCTTCCTTTCTTCGCTTTGAAGCTTCTACTTCTCTTGGCCTGTCTGCACCCTACTTCTCAGGCTTCTCCACGAACAGTTTAGCTGAGGAGTACTTCCTGGCTAAGTGCCCAGGGTCCCCTCCCACATTAGTGACCTCCCCTTGCATGTGCCTCTGCTCAGAGTCCTCAGAGTGCGGCGCTTGGAACCAAACCGACCCTAGgagctgttgttgttgttgtttttcatcatTTCCTGACGAGTCAAGAAAGCAAACTGGTGGACAATGGACATGTTGAGCCACAAGGATCAGGATCCAATCTTGTAGTTGCCCAGATGGGAAGAGAGATACACGGGAAAGGACAATGGGTGAATGAAGGGAGGGGATAGCCAGGATATCCCAGTGCTGTCACTGCTGCTTGCCCTTTCTATTGAAAACCCTTCCCCATCTGGGCAGGTCCACTCCCCTCAAAAGCTGGTGATGCTCAACTTAGGTTTCACAGTGCTTGGTTGGCAATGGACCTTCCAGTTTAGCCACGAAGGCCCCCCATTGCAAAGTGGCCTTGTCATCTTGGCTTTCAAGGAAACTTCAGCTTCATTCACCCAACTTGGCAGAGGCAAGCTGGACTCAAACCCATTACTTTCTTCCAACATCTTTTCTGCCAATAGAAGAGTTGAGTCAGGTGAGAAGGCAACAGCACACTGCTGGAACATAATAAGCTACTCAACTCTAACATGCATGGGCACACAACGAATATCAGCCCCAGCACTAATAGGAAGTTAAAGACTTCATAACTGTCCAGAAAGGCTTCTGGAGACACAGAGGCTGGATGCAGGTCTGTGATGGAGTGCAGGAAGGCCCAGAGATCCCAGCCTAATGCTGACTCATGCTCCTACCAGCAAGCCAATGGGGGCTgctgggagcccagggcaggggaaATGGGTACTCTGCTTTAATCCTGGatgaggggaggtggagagatgTCTGTTTTCAGCTGTAGTTgttcttttatcatatttttattattccaataataataataattattattattccaattaTAATTattccaataataataaaatgtcgCTCCCTGTCATTGGGGAAAATTGGTAAAATTTTACTCTATCACTTTTATCCCTCTGGAGAGGAAATGAATTTTAGTAGCATTTGTCCATAATGATTATGTTTTTGTTCAAAGTTCTGCACTTTTTCTCCCCTTTAATAAGCAAAAACAAGAGAGTGGGAAGGGATCAACTTTTATCATTAGGAGGACTCTTAGTTAGGAAGAGGCAGTTCTGGTTGATTGGGACATTACTAGGGTAGCAATCCCAAACTAAGAGTAGAGCTAAACACTTCGCTTTAAAGTGTTTGGAagtaaatctgcatttttaaaaatatgggcaaGTCAGCTGGCTAAGTAGAATAGAAAATGAGGTTAGGGTGGGACATTCTTGGGGCTGTTATTACATCTAATCTTAGGGTTGTAATTAACATACATTTACTAAGACCTAAGATcagcaaaaaatacaaaagtcaaAAAGTAGCTGCTCTCAGTCCAAGATGATGTTTTGAAGTACTTTAGAAAAGGAAAGTCTCTTTAGTATGTTTGGAAGAGAGAACAATTGGTGGGAGCGAGAAGGACAAAAGAAATTATCTTGAGTCTTGAATTTTTGTTTATGAGAGAAAATGTGACAGGTTTCTGTGCTTAAAAGTCttccatttacatttgttttcataaGCTCAGGTCTCCCTATTGGGTAATGCTGATGCCAGGAGAAGTTTAGAAACGGACTCCTTAGTTTGTCATGTCATCAAACCTTCAAACTTGGCTATACAATGCCACCTTCACAAGATTTTCTCTCCAAACtctataagaaatttaaaattgaattattttggaACCCCTTTGACTCCTGGCAGGTTATCTTGTAGTTGAAGCTTTATTGTATTCaacctttgtttcattttaatgtcttataaattaaaattgtcattttcCTGTATGCTTGTAGCCCAAGATGCATATTTAGCTACAATTtaagaatataatgaaaactatGTACCTTTTCCCCAGAAAAATGTACATGCatacttgcacacacatgcacacacatgtcattttttgaataattttgagAGATTCATGGCTCCACTGAAGCCCTTCTATGGGTCTCAGGTTTTGAACTCCACAAAAAAATTAAGCTGATCACCTCACTGGACCACTCTGAACCAAAATGTACCCATTTGTATGCTTAGTACATAgtgttaaacaaatatttgttagatgaatgaatgagtcagatCCTCCTAAATTTTCTACTTCACTCTGTAGTACTCTGGGACAACATTTGGCTTATGGTTGAGAAGACAATTAGATGAACTACAAAATGGAAGTAACCCCTGTCTGATTAAGATAATCAAATAAAAGCTCTTTCCATTACTGAGGACTATTTTAAATAGCCttaacttaaagaaagaaaaatacacaatttagggaacaatcagaaaacatttcataatgactattattactttaaatttctaAGGACAGAAAGGGTACTTACATATAGAGTAAATGACTATCCCCTAGGTGGTttggttaaaaagaaagatattttttacttctattttgttCCCTAAGTGGTTTGTTTCAATACAcatctcattttaaagattatatggaaagaaagaaaggttctGTGAAAAGttaagtattttcatattttaaatattgtcagTGTATTAcagctaagaattctttttttcatcttttctattaCCCACAGTTATAGCCTTGGATGAGTTTTGGCAAGGCAGTAACCTAAGCAGGACTGGAGAAAGGTTTTTTTGTTAGGAGTGAGATAGAGAGAAGGAAGTGACTTTGAATAATTCTGATTAAGCCACTGGACAAAACACTGAGGAAGTTGTACTTAAAAGGTTTTACTCAATTAAGACACTTCAGAAAATAAGTTGCTTAATAATTCTTGAAgcttatattttgttcttttgttttgacCATTTCATTGGACAATTTTTACACATGAATCTGGATTTAATTTTTACCTAAAAGGAGCATAGATGGAAAGTCATTATTATGAGGTCAATTGCACTGTACTCCTGAAAGAAGGAAACTGGTTTTCATCATCTTTGCTTTGGTTTGGTATGAGAATATGGAATCTGCTAGAAGATGGTCAAATCCCATTCAATCCAATTTCATCATTTAAGGGGCAGAggcaatgaaacagaagaaaagaagagagttcAGGAGGAGGGACACGAGAagaattcatttctctttgcAAAATGTGCAGTCAGTATTTCCCCTGGGCTACATCTTCTTGACGTTTGAGGTCTTATCTGTCAGATGGAGACAACAGATTCTTTTTAACACTTCACATGGCTTTGATATGCAGCTGGGCTCTTCCTCATCCCTCCTTTCTTCAGGGGTTATATTGCCGGAAAGGGTGAGGATTTTCATGGCAAATAAAGAGGGCTGGTCTTGACTGCAAGAGGGGAATTTATGGCCAATGGGGGTAGAGAAGGACTGCAACCTTTCAGAGTTCTTGAAGTCTGGTTATATTTACTGATTatcaaagaacagaaaacacagacATACACAAGTTGAATTTTAACTTCTGCCTCAAGTTATAATTTAAATACTCAGCTACTTTGGGATTAGAATGGCTTTTAAGAAACatctcttcaaaaaatattttttgatccTAAGATATGAGGTTctggaaataaattaaatctcAAAGTATTCACTGTGATCTCAAATATACATCTGCCTTTGTAACAAACCAAATGCCAGACCCCTGGTTTCCTGGGTTTCTGTTTGGATTCAGAAAACCAGCTCAAAGTTTGGGCCTTTCAGGTAGGTTAATTGACCAGGGCTCATCATTTCCAGTTTTCAAGAGGAGAAGTTTTGTTTAGTTCATTAGTCCATGGGTTATTCAGCCCATTAAGTTTAATACTAAAACATATCTCTCATCTAGAATTTGTTTCTACattcacatgtttttatttctttcctggagATGAAAGAGTGTCTGACATTTGTTTAGGGCTTGTAAATTTCAAACCAACTGGTTGGTGTTCCTGAATGCAAAGAGGGTTCAGGATGGGATCTGATGCCACGTAGCTTCCTTTGTTAGGCCTGTGCTGCATCTTAACACCTCAATGGGGTTTAGAGAACCACTTTAAAGAAACCTTTGTCCTACAGATCGCTCCCCAAAACCTCACATCAAAAACAACCAGGGCAGATCAGAAGCAGTTTGCCAAATGCcatagagaaaagggggaagatcCTGGAGGGAgttagaaaaactgaaaagaaagagaagcttcCTAATCacctttggaaaatataaaagcagGAATAATACTCTATTTGACGAAGGGCATGAGAAATTAGTTAAATGCTGTAACACAAAGCAAATGTTTGTATATCCTTTCAAAGAATACTAGAATACTCATTTTATTCTGCTTAAGTCaacacctcctccttcccccattcacTAGCCACttggaaataaaattgatttaagacttcacaaaagaaattttttttctggtaggtAATAAGGGCTATCCTAGCACAGAATCTaagagacaataaatattttctttttaaattactacCCAAACAAATCTCTAGAATGTATACATAACTAGAATGTATGTAACTAATAATGTCAGGATCACAGAATAATTTGCCACACTTGGAGATTCTTATGCTTCCAAGCATGTTTAAACTAGGAATAATATTTAGCATACTGGACTGGGAGTCAGAGGTATATGTTTGGGTCCCCACACTTCAACTTACTAGCACAGAACCACTTACCTACACTGAGCCTCAGGTTTCTTATTGGTAAAATTGGGATAAGACACACTCTGCATAATTCAAAAGTGTAGGTTAGAGGTTCAATAGGAAATGGTATGAAGGACctgcataaaatataaaagaaagtgtaTGTATGATATATTTTGTTACTACTGCCAATGCTATTCCCATATGTGAGTGGGAAGAGAATGAAGATCATGGGTTAggtgtttgctttaaaaaataaataaaatgctttggtGTAGCAGGAAGTCAATGGTGGCATGATaagtgtgttatatatatatagccacagATA from Leopardus geoffroyi isolate Oge1 chromosome X, O.geoffroyi_Oge1_pat1.0, whole genome shotgun sequence includes the following:
- the CDX4 gene encoding homeobox protein CDX-4, whose translation is MWEEGIPQMQAGLSEGSSAERGGPRAGLGPASACFHLILEGAGQKPLEELLCPKAQTTAMGTRWTKVIKMRPKSQGALGEGATVNKSLRIGALQELQNGLGSSFLIPRSCLLEKEAGMYLGTLRNPAGGGTDGTGGTGGGGSLLPASNSTAVPAYAHFMAYPHMPSMDSHGSSLGGWGSPYSPPREDWNAYPGSSSTMGTVPVNDMTSSPAVFGSPEYNLGPVGGGSSSGSLPARGSGSLFPVDTDAADASSSNRSLHSPYAWMRKTVQVTGKTRTKEKYRVVYTDHQRLELEKEFHCNRYITIRRKSELAVNLGLSERQVKIWFQNRRAKERKMIKKKISQFENSGGSVQSDSGSISPGELPNTFFTTPSAVRRFQPIEIQQVIVSE